The nucleotide sequence gtctccgctgttttctcccTGTGCTTTAAGCGCATGTGTAAAGCATTGAACTAGTATCTCTATGGTATGTAAGtgtaacgccacatatcttgcactgcacattaactaCATCGTTTTTTTCTAAGTACTTCCagtcatcactttttttaactgacatgccGCAGGTGTCACAGGcggttctgtatttgttgtgcttttgctttcggtgtaataatatgttcctagagagttgccgtagctgccgtaaaccagttgtttttgctgaaatctggttTGGTGTGTTCTAAACAAGCTGAAGCTTGTCCTacgtttatatcccgttaattattttcctacctagtatattcagttaggtgaaaaagaaaaagcacatgttcacacatgtaacgctgtatgagttcaagtaAAATTGCCAGGTGCGCAAGTAACAGAATGCTactcgaataatggggtcaatggcGAGTACCCGAGTACTCGTACCCATTCCTACTTTAAATAGCCAAATATATCACCCTTTAAGAATCTTTGCCATGGAACGTACTAAAGAAAAGGCAGTTAAAGTGGTGTGCCGTTGAATacttggtctgacacctacccccagcAGCGTTATCAGGCATTTAAAACAGTTGtacagaaataatcaatctcTGTGTTGCTGGTCGTTTTTTagttttgtagctcataaagaaacatcagtatttatttcagtctgtttcataatgagctaaaaaaatcctcacaggagctttaagtttaccAAAAATGTAAACGGTCACATTTAAACCCTAGGTGGCCTGTGGGGTCGGTTCTTTAGAATATGAGCTTCTGTTCCTGAAGTGGGTTTgattaaaatgatcaaaataCTTGTGCAGCTCATGTggagtgtattttttatttcactctaaCTTTAGTAACATCTTCTTTatcatcttctcttctcttccagGCACCAACAGGATCAGAAGGCTCTGGCCAAAGCGGCCGCAGAATCGTGAGAACCCTCTGTTGCCAACGCTCCACTTCCTGCAGTGGACTGAAAGGGAGACTTCACTCTGGGCACGCAAACCTGCCCCCTCTTGTCATCTCCACATCATCCCATGCTGTCTCCATAACATCCATGCCATAACCATTACTCTACCACATTAAGCCTGTCGTCCCTGTTGGAAATGTGCACTTTCCCTTAAGTTTCAAATTTCCTCAGGGcgtttcaaaaaagaagaagaagaagagaggacattttttttaactgtagtCAACACATAGTCACGAATGGAGgtcatcaacgcacaagtacaACTTGTTTAACGAGCTGTATGATTGTACATTCTTTAATTTAAGTTCATGCTTTATATCTCGTGCACTAGTTGGGAaagttttgttgctttttccaTCATCATTTTCAGGTGTAGCAATCAATACCTCATGCTATAATCTTCCAAAATCATACATCCATGTAACGCTCTGACTTGTGTTGAACGTGGTTTGAGGAATGTTTCCAAATGAAATATAGAAAGGATgtcatcacatttatttttacttatttataatTTGGTATCAGTCACGACATCTGTACCTCAGTGATTATTAAATCATTATTGATTACCATGTAATGATTCCTTCCATCCTAAGGCTTTAATTCTTTTTAACGTGTGTGAGTGCAAACCATAATTTATGAACcatgtggttaaaaaaaaaaaaatctcatgtaGTGAAAACTTTATTCAAATATAAATTCTTTGCTCTTATCAGGTTCACTTACTCAGATATCACTTATTAATGTGTGcagtattttattgattgttaCACTGGTAGTGACATGCTAAcagttcatcatcatcaacatttcaccTCTTTGTTCCTAGGAAGGTGTTTTATATTTACTCCAGATTAGAGTACTTCTTTATTATTCCTGCTCCACTTAGACGTCATAATCCCCAGACTGTTTTAGCAATAAATGGTGTCATCACTGCAAAATGTTTCTTGATCTGCTGACTGTTTGTACAAATGGCACTTTTAAGGTTGATCATTATGGCTCTGTGGCTATGTAATGGACATGTTAAACTAATAAATCCTGTTTGACACCTACAGTTCGTTTTAAGAATGGAAATCTTGTTTTTTACAGATAAAAAGCAGTAGGAGATAAATGTGATGCTGCTTCTGTTCTGGGAGCCTCACCCAAATGAGACAGTACTAGTAGTTGTAGAAGAGATGTGTTAGCCTGTTGTACCTGAAAATTTAAATATCTCCTTTCTAAGACCGTCAGCTATATCAGTGTATAACCAAATCAGCAAGATGTCCCTTTTGTAGCGATCAAGACCAATTTAATAAATGATCATTTTGACACTTTGTTCTTCTTTAATCCAATCTTTCAAATGAAAACTGCAATCCATTTCTAATTAAAAGTCCCAAAggcctttgtttttcttctgttttcatcatagactgtataaataatagacgtagtatctgtgaggtcacccatctgtttctgaagcgctgttttgaagccaatcgttggcaggagcaatattggatatgctgaactcaacctaatttCAGTTGAGGTAGTGTGATGTaaggaggtgggctttgagcctcctagccaacagctaaagtgttcccgcctgtcaatcaagtcagctgtgcctctcataatggaaaacttgtaatcttaatatcatcaaaattgctgcgttatgaaaaaaattcacccccttcacagtgtgagccgatcaagaaatgagctatccagactacactcgtcttttgtaccaggctgtaaacatgtttatttctgctgtaaagatcggctttttccccattcatgtgtatgtgacttctggtacttccggaaccAAAATGTGTGCCCATTTGTCATTCCACCACAGTTTAGGTGTCAGTTCAACATTGTGCCCGCTGTCACTTTGAAGTTTCAAGAGTCAACAGTAATGCAGGAGGATTTGGAAAGTTCAAATTATGCCTCTGGTTACATCACAGTAAGAGCCACTGTTGCTATCATCAACACCGTCTTTGGTCAGGAGAGATCAGACATCCTGAAACTTTTCCTCTTGCTGCTCGCAGTCTGCACCTAAGTGCTAAGAATTCCAGTTTCCAACTTCCACAGAAACGCTTGGACAGCAGTCAAAACACTCACATCATCTCAGACTCCATATGGCCGATTGAACAAAATAACATCCTGACAGTCTATCAATTATTTTCTGTTAGTACATCCCATTGACTGTATGGTTTGCCCTAACCGACTGAAGTGTTCCTGATGCCAAACAAAGTTGAAAAACTGACCAGTCATAATCCCAAATCATGTCTTGAACTTCCGATTTTTGTATGCCTTTGTATTAAAAATCTGACTTTGCTGGAACATACTGGTCAACATACAGCTTTTGAAGATTCAGAAGATTCTGAATGACTTAAATAGAATGGCTGTACGACTCCAGCTAAAATTGTAAATCtggataaaaacacaaaaataagtgaaagaaagaaaaattacGTTTAGCCACAAAATTTTATTCACAACCATAAACGAGTCAGGTTTAGCGTTTTCCACCAACGCGGGGTGCGCTGATTTTCATGGGCTTGGCGATTTTGGGTTTCTGTGCAGTCTTGGTGGCAGACTATAAAAGGgagaaacaaaagaacacaccaaattagattcatatttacatTGAAGCCTCTTAAATAATTAGGCATAACAGTTGCTACAAAATTAGCTGCGTTGACGTTGACAATTCCGTCTTTTgtatttggggaaaaaaaatgtttgcattgcCAAACAGCATCAAAAGTAACATTCAAATATAATATTCTTGTTAACATACTTACTAAATATGTCATATTTTCTACCAATGCAAGGAAATAATATCAACAGTGATTTCTGCACAACTGGAAACCTCACCTTTGCACTTGGGGCAGCTGGCTTCTTGGCTGCCTGCTTCGCCTTCTTGGCCTCCTTGGCGGCTCTGAGGATGAAGTTAGAAAAGAAAATCAGCACAACTCAGACCAATGATTGAAGAACTTATTAATTTTGTTGCAATCTCAAGTCTTATATTGTGGAATCAAATTGTCTGCAGGGGAAGACGCAGttttgctgaaaatgtaatttccatacattttttatttattgaaagaATCGGGATACATGCAGATTTAAAGTGGTGCACATTTCAGAAAGCTGTTAGAGATATTCAAAGGTTCTAAAACCACTGAAGCCCTCATCATCACTTTGATGTAGGAAGACTTGCAAGCAGTTAAATCTAGACCACATTTCTTGTTGAAATAAGATTGCATGGTTGGACTCTTTGCAAGTTAGTTGTCCCCTATTACAAACGAGATCGCAGCTAAATTCAACACTCAAAATTCTAATCCTAAGTGCCAAATGTCTTTCCCACTACAGCTACAACTCATTAACATACAATGTTAATCAGCCTGATGTAAGCATGTAAAGAACCTGACAGTGAGACCAAAAACTTAAAGAACAGTTTGTATCCTCACCTGATGGCCTGCTCCCTCTGGGCCTTACGGACCTCAGGCTTCTGGTTCCTCTTGGCCATGATCTCAGCCAGGGAGGCCCCAGTGATGGCCCTCTGGAACTTAACTGCACGGCGGGTACGCTTCTTTGTCACCTCTTCCTGTTAGGACCATACACAGAAAAGAGCTCAGTTAGTTGAAAGCCAAAAATCACAACATGGTCACATTTCCTATAACATGTTTAGATCAGAAGGATGTAAAAGAAGCACGGAGACATTCACATCATAATCATTGTGGTAAAAGTCATATGCAAAAGACTTTGGGTGTTACATCGCTCGGCACTATCCCTTCACACATTTGTCGTTCCTTTTTACATTTGTTAGCCTTGTGGAACTCAAATTGAAAATGCTGTATTGTCGGAGAATTTGGAGGCTGGCCAATGGTGAGATGTCAACAAAGACGTCAAGAGCCAGTACTATGATCTCCTATTGTTCTATGGCTGCAGGTGTGGAGtgagtgctgctgctgtg is from Notolabrus celidotus isolate fNotCel1 chromosome 10, fNotCel1.pri, whole genome shotgun sequence and encodes:
- the rpl24 gene encoding 60S ribosomal protein L24, which encodes MKVELCSFSGYKIYPGHGRRYARIDGKVFQFLNAKCESAFLAKRNPRQINWTVLYRRKHKKGQSEEVTKKRTRRAVKFQRAITGASLAEIMAKRNQKPEVRKAQREQAIRAAKEAKKAKQAAKKPAAPSAKSATKTAQKPKIAKPMKISAPRVGGKR